From a single Cydia amplana chromosome 10, ilCydAmpl1.1, whole genome shotgun sequence genomic region:
- the LOC134651526 gene encoding sorting nexin-12, whose product MMAAEDTTADATRRLNVKKQTLDDAYAAPANFLEIDVVNPVTTMGVAKKRYTDYEVRMRTNLPVFKVKESSVRRRYSDFEWLRNELERDSKIVVPPLPGKALKRQLPFRGDDGIFEEEFIEDRRKGLETFINKIAGHPLAQNERCLHMFLQEPTIDKNYVPGKIRNT is encoded by the exons ATGATGGCTGCTGAGGACACAACAGCGGACGCGACGAGGCGGTTAAATGTTAAGAAACAAACGCTGGACGACGCGTACGCGGCGCCGGCCAATTTCCTCGAAATTGACGTGGTGAACCCAGTGACGACAATGGGTGTCGCGAAGAAACGCTATACGGATTACGAAGTCCGCATGAGG ACCAATCTGCCCGTGTTCAAAGTGAAAGAGTCGAGCGTGAGGCGGCGGTACAGCGACTTCGAGTGGCTCAGAAACGAATTAGAACGAGACAGTAAG atTGTAGTACCACCTTTGCCGGGCAAAGCTTTAAAGAGACAACTGCCTTTCCGTGGAGATGACGGCATATTTGAAGAGGAATTTATAGAGGACCGCAGAAAAG GCTTAGAAACATTCATCAACAAGATAGCCGGGCACCCGCTAGCACAGAACGAGCGCTGCCTGCACATGTTCCTGCAGGAGCCGACCATCGACAAGAACTACGTCCCCGGCAAGATACGGAACACATAA